A genomic segment from Desulfonatronum lacustre DSM 10312 encodes:
- a CDS encoding radical SAM protein translates to MSTPDTTKHPCFNVAVKGECGRIHLPVAPKCNIMCNYCNRKYDCMNESRPGVTSAVLKPHQAVEYLARVLEKEPRVTVVGIAGPGDPFANPEETLETLRLIRERFPRMLFCLSSNGLGVPAHLDKLKDYGVTHMTITVNAVDPEIGQEFYAWVRDGKKIYRGLEAAKLMLRRQEAAIRGLKQRGITVKVNTIITPGVNDQHVEAIAARMRELDVDLLNCMPLYPTAETVFEDVREPDKEELERIRTMAEAYLPQMRHCKRCRADAVGLLDQDKSPEFASCLSACSKTLPPMRTEARPYVAVASMEGVLINQHLGEAPSFQIWGRENGSYAMLEVRTAPPKGGGANRWYALADLLKDCRAVLVSGVGDTPMAILSEEGATPLEMSGFIQEGLEAVYTAGNVNAFKRRREGKTCKAMGCTGDGGGCG, encoded by the coding sequence ATGAGCACTCCAGATACAACGAAGCATCCTTGTTTCAACGTTGCGGTGAAGGGCGAATGCGGGCGCATCCACCTTCCAGTGGCCCCCAAGTGCAACATCATGTGCAATTACTGCAACCGCAAATACGACTGCATGAACGAATCCCGTCCGGGAGTGACCTCCGCGGTGCTCAAGCCGCATCAGGCCGTGGAGTATCTGGCCCGGGTTCTGGAGAAAGAGCCTCGGGTCACCGTGGTGGGCATCGCGGGCCCCGGGGATCCCTTCGCCAACCCGGAGGAAACCCTGGAAACCCTGCGTCTGATCCGGGAGCGTTTTCCCCGGATGCTGTTTTGTCTGTCCAGCAACGGCCTGGGCGTTCCGGCGCATCTGGATAAGTTGAAGGACTACGGCGTGACGCACATGACCATCACGGTGAACGCCGTGGACCCGGAGATCGGCCAGGAATTCTATGCCTGGGTCCGGGACGGAAAGAAGATTTATCGCGGCCTGGAAGCGGCCAAACTGATGTTGCGGCGCCAGGAAGCGGCCATCCGGGGGCTCAAGCAGCGGGGCATCACGGTCAAGGTGAACACCATCATCACTCCGGGAGTGAACGACCAGCATGTGGAGGCCATCGCGGCCAGGATGCGCGAGCTGGACGTGGACCTGCTGAACTGCATGCCCTTGTATCCGACCGCGGAAACCGTTTTCGAGGATGTTCGCGAACCCGACAAGGAAGAGCTGGAGAGGATCCGGACCATGGCCGAAGCCTACCTGCCCCAGATGCGCCATTGCAAGCGTTGCCGGGCCGACGCCGTGGGGTTGCTGGATCAGGATAAGTCACCGGAATTCGCCTCCTGTCTGAGTGCCTGCTCCAAGACTCTGCCGCCCATGCGCACCGAGGCCAGACCCTACGTGGCCGTGGCCAGCATGGAAGGCGTGCTGATCAATCAGCACCTGGGCGAAGCCCCGTCCTTCCAGATTTGGGGCCGGGAAAACGGCAGTTACGCCATGCTGGAGGTCCGCACCGCTCCGCCCAAGGGAGGAGGGGCCAATCGCTGGTACGCTCTGGCTGATTTGCTCAAGGACTGCCGGGCCGTGCTGGTCTCCGGAGTCGGCGACACGCCCATGGCCATCCTCAGCGAAGAGGGAGCCACGCCGCTGGAAATGAGCGGGTTCATCCAGGAGGGCCTGGAAGCGGTCTATACTGCCGGAAACGTCAACGCGTTCAAGCGTCGTCGCGAAGGCAAGACCTGCAAGGCCATGGGCTGTACCGGAGACGGGGGAGGGTGCGGCTGA
- a CDS encoding nitrogenase component 1, whose protein sequence is MKKAEPFVSTTNACKMCTPLGAAMAFKGLEGCVPFLHGSQGCATYMRRYIISHFREPMDIASSSLGEKDAVYGGKANLMQGLLNVIGKYKAPAVGIATTCLTETIGDDVPTILHEFKKECLAELNGDMPALIHCSTPSYGGSHMEGFHAAVRAMVAQLADPATEKHGGINLFSGFISPEDIRHLQDVFAHFGLPVALLPDYSETLDGPALEDYQNIPGGGTPLDAVRAMPGAGASIEFGRTIKPERSAGAVLRDKYGVPLYSLGLPIGLRESDALFTTLETLAGCAAPRRCALERGRLLDAMVDGHKYVAGKKAVIYGEEDMAVGLTSFLSEIGVKPVLVASGGESGLLSEAVAAVTGEFPGDPPLVRDGVDFYQIVAEAEALEPDLVVGNSKGYRELARAHDIPLIRVGFPIHDRFGSQRVLHLGYRGALNLYDLIVNALIEKKQDDSPVGYGYI, encoded by the coding sequence ATGAAAAAAGCCGAACCTTTCGTCTCCACCACCAACGCCTGCAAGATGTGTACGCCCCTGGGCGCGGCCATGGCTTTCAAGGGTCTGGAAGGCTGCGTGCCCTTTCTGCACGGCTCCCAGGGCTGCGCCACCTATATGCGCCGGTACATCATCAGTCACTTCCGCGAACCCATGGACATCGCCTCCTCCAGCCTGGGCGAAAAGGATGCGGTCTACGGCGGCAAGGCCAATCTGATGCAGGGCCTGCTCAATGTCATCGGCAAGTACAAGGCTCCTGCCGTGGGCATTGCCACCACCTGCCTGACCGAGACCATCGGCGACGACGTGCCCACGATCCTGCACGAGTTCAAGAAGGAATGTTTGGCCGAGCTCAACGGCGATATGCCCGCTCTGATCCACTGCAGTACCCCGTCCTACGGCGGTTCGCACATGGAAGGCTTTCACGCCGCGGTCCGGGCCATGGTCGCCCAACTGGCCGATCCGGCAACGGAAAAACATGGCGGGATCAATCTCTTTTCCGGGTTCATCTCGCCGGAGGACATCCGGCATCTCCAGGACGTGTTCGCCCATTTTGGTCTTCCTGTAGCTTTGCTGCCGGACTACTCCGAAACTCTGGATGGCCCGGCCCTGGAAGACTACCAGAACATTCCCGGAGGCGGGACACCTTTGGACGCGGTCCGGGCCATGCCCGGAGCCGGGGCGAGCATCGAATTCGGCCGGACCATCAAGCCCGAGCGCAGCGCCGGGGCCGTACTCCGGGACAAGTACGGCGTGCCGCTCTATTCCCTGGGCCTGCCCATCGGCCTGCGGGAAAGCGACGCCCTGTTCACCACCCTGGAAACCCTGGCCGGATGTGCGGCGCCACGACGCTGCGCCCTGGAACGGGGCCGGCTTTTGGACGCCATGGTGGACGGCCACAAGTACGTGGCCGGGAAAAAGGCCGTGATCTACGGCGAAGAAGACATGGCAGTGGGCCTGACCTCGTTTTTGAGCGAGATCGGCGTCAAGCCGGTCCTGGTAGCCTCCGGCGGGGAATCCGGTTTGTTGTCCGAAGCCGTGGCCGCGGTGACCGGGGAATTCCCCGGCGACCCGCCCCTGGTTCGCGACGGAGTGGATTTCTACCAGATTGTGGCCGAGGCCGAAGCTCTGGAGCCGGATCTGGTGGTCGGCAACAGCAAGGGCTACCGCGAGCTGGCCCGGGCCCATGACATCCCCCTGATCCGCGTCGGCTTCCCCATCCACGACCGCTTCGGCTCCCAGCGCGTCCTGCACCTGGGTTACCGGGGCGCGCTGAATCTCTACGATCTGATCGTGAATGCGTTGATTGAGAAAAAACAGGACGATTCCCCGGTGGGGTACGGATATATTTGA
- a CDS encoding sensor domain-containing diguanylate cyclase, whose translation MRMSEPQSQFSILSVGLSPRQEEDIQAIIGPDYSWERYQPSGTAKQANQSQRLMALISWKGINGRISALQRGEFQEDDAPPRVLVLDSDVAQADLERVVDAGFTAVLRYPFEPERVRGLARELQESQGLYKDLYHMAREICLEREILSRQADLLQFFNKILTNASFTLDPVEILHQAHQDLQILLPVKGVDAIFWHTGAEQQMEAELFIHEYSGKTIQGKMIEFLLENAAKHAEEPIENYHVNFMSKMDGGDELKKINSKDILVLPLRFGGKSFGCVSIVSEKIARLGRDRLQTILAAVNHLALALRNALLYREMRTRADRDALTRLPNRHFFDERMVQELKRHQRYRIPLTLMIMDLDHFKRINDTFGHQAGDMVLRDIGRLLQEMLRSSDLAARYGGEEFVMLLSHTTEEQAWVLAERIREVIAKRRFNYKGKFFRVTASIGIASLETGLFGQNVDLFAEADAALYRAKAGGRNMICLAGEEEDEDQCRQYA comes from the coding sequence ATGCGAATGAGTGAGCCCCAGAGCCAATTCAGCATCCTATCCGTCGGGCTGAGCCCCAGACAGGAAGAGGACATTCAGGCAATTATCGGTCCGGATTATTCCTGGGAACGGTATCAGCCATCCGGGACGGCCAAGCAAGCCAACCAAAGTCAACGACTCATGGCCTTGATCTCTTGGAAAGGGATCAATGGCCGGATTTCGGCTTTGCAGCGCGGAGAGTTTCAAGAGGACGACGCCCCTCCTCGGGTGTTGGTTCTGGATTCCGACGTGGCCCAGGCCGACTTGGAACGGGTCGTGGATGCCGGTTTTACGGCTGTTTTGCGCTATCCCTTCGAGCCGGAGCGGGTCAGGGGCCTGGCGCGGGAACTTCAAGAATCCCAGGGCTTGTACAAGGACCTATACCACATGGCTCGGGAAATCTGCCTGGAGCGAGAAATTCTTTCACGTCAGGCGGATTTGCTGCAATTCTTCAACAAGATCCTCACCAATGCCAGTTTTACCCTGGACCCCGTGGAAATTCTGCACCAAGCCCATCAGGATCTTCAAATTTTGCTCCCGGTCAAAGGCGTGGACGCGATTTTCTGGCATACCGGCGCGGAGCAACAGATGGAGGCGGAACTCTTCATTCATGAGTACTCCGGTAAGACCATTCAGGGTAAAATGATTGAGTTTCTGCTGGAAAACGCGGCCAAACACGCCGAGGAGCCCATTGAAAACTACCACGTCAACTTCATGTCCAAGATGGACGGCGGCGATGAACTGAAAAAGATCAACAGCAAGGACATCCTCGTGTTGCCCTTGCGATTCGGAGGCAAGAGCTTTGGATGCGTCAGCATCGTCTCGGAAAAAATTGCCCGACTGGGTCGGGATCGCCTGCAAACCATCCTGGCGGCCGTGAACCATCTGGCCTTGGCCCTGCGTAACGCCTTGTTGTATCGGGAAATGCGCACCAGAGCGGACCGGGATGCCCTGACCCGCCTGCCCAATCGTCATTTTTTTGACGAGCGGATGGTCCAGGAACTCAAACGCCATCAGCGGTACCGAATCCCTCTGACCCTGATGATCATGGATCTGGACCACTTCAAGCGGATCAACGACACCTTCGGCCACCAAGCCGGAGACATGGTTCTGCGCGACATAGGACGCTTGTTGCAGGAAATGCTGCGCAGTTCCGATCTCGCGGCCAGGTACGGCGGCGAAGAGTTCGTAATGCTGCTTTCCCACACCACGGAAGAGCAGGCTTGGGTCCTGGCTGAACGGATCCGCGAGGTCATTGCCAAGCGCCGCTTCAATTACAAGGGAAAATTTTTCAGAGTCACCGCGAGCATCGGCATCGCCTCCCTGGAAACGGGCCTCTTTGGTCAAAACGTCGACCTCTTCGCCGAAGCCGACGCAGCTCTATACAGGGCCAAGGCCGGCGGCCGGAACATGATCTGTCTGGCTGGAGAAGAAGAGGACGAGGATCAATGCCGCCAATATGCCTGA